A region from the Vicia villosa cultivar HV-30 ecotype Madison, WI linkage group LG3, Vvil1.0, whole genome shotgun sequence genome encodes:
- the LOC131659095 gene encoding uncharacterized protein LOC131659095 — MDPKSDEGIFLGYSTNSRAYKVFNSRTQVLIESINVIVDDQHEDFNVIEGVGTFFETQAEGLVKTEDSNDSPPESKPEAINKDPSIRIQKDQPKELIIGDLSSGVITRSREIIANSCFVSKIEFSCMLNSKLDQMSKSIRMLNNGTDSLEEILQVGQKAGDMSGIGFVAYALIAQTSLRVSAKEEWYFDSGCSKHMTGIKNLLEDIKPNSTSYVTFYDRAKGEIKGVGKLECPVVPKLENVLLVKGLTANLISISQLCDQGFNVRFTKDECVITNEENMEVMKGVRSKDNCYLWEPKTTSYPSVCSMAKEEKEVKLWHQKLGHLHLRGMNKIISKEAVRGIPKLQINEGKVFKDLCTRLQREKESGVIRIRSDHGKEFENAKFAEFCSFEGISHEFSSPITPKQNGVVERKNMTIQESARAMIHAKKLPMYNWAEAMNTTCYVHNRVTLTKGTSSTLY, encoded by the exons atgGACCCCAAAAGTGATGAAGGTATATTCTTGGGATACTCTACAAACAGCAGAGCATATAAAGTATTCAACTCCAGAACTCAAGTATTGATTGAATCCATCAATGTTATTGTTGATGACCAACATGAAGACTTCAATGTCATAGAGGGTGTTGGAACATTCTTTGAAACTCAAGCTGAAGGATTAGTCAAAACTGAAGACAGTAATGATTCTCCCCCAGAATCTAAACCTGAAGCAATCAACAAAGATCCCTCTAttagaattcagaaagatcagCCCAAAGAACTTATCATAGGAGATCTCAGTAGTGGTGTAATTACTAGATCTAGAGAGATCATTGCCAACTCATGCTTTGTATCTAAAATTGAAttttcttg CATGTTAAACTCCaagcttgatcagatgtcaaaatccaTTAGAATGTTGAACAATGGAACTGACTCGTTGGAAGAAATTCTACAAGTTGGACAGAAAGCAGGAGACATGTCTGGAATAGGATTTGTAG CTTATGCCTTAATAGCACAAACCTCCCTGAGGGTGTCAGCCAAAGAAGAATGGTACTTTGATAGTGGTTGCTCAAAGCACATGACTGGAATAAAGAACCTGTTGGAAGATATCAAACCTAATTCCACTAGCTATGTGACCTTTTATGATCGAGCAAAAGGAGAGATCAAAGGGGTTGGAAAACTAGAATGTCCTGTAGTTCCAAAACTGGAAAATGTACTGCTGGTAAAAGGACTGACTGCAAATCTGATCAGCATCAGTCAACTTTGTGATCAAGGCTTCAATGTCAGATTTACCAAAGATGAATGTGTCATTACAAATGAAGAAAATATGGAAGTCATGAAGGGAGTCAGATCCAAAGACAACTGCTACTTGTGGGAGCCTAAAACCACAAGTTATCCCTCTGTATGCTCTatggcaaaagaagaaaaagaggttaAACTGTGGCATCAAAAACTTGGTCATTTACATCTAAGAGGGATGAATAAAATCATATCCAAGGAAGCTGTAAGAGGAATCCCAAAGCTGCAAATTAATGAAGGAAAA GTGTTCAAGGACTTATGCacaagacttcaaagagagaaggaaagtggtgtgatCAGAATCAGGAGTGATCATGGGAAGGAGTTTGAGAATGCAAAATTTGCTGAATTTTGTTCTTTTGAAGGAATCAGTCATGAATTTTCCTCACCTATCACTCCTAAGCAAAATGGAGTAGTAGAAAGGAAAAACATGACTATTCAAGAATCTGCCAGAGCTATGATCCATGCAAAGAAGCTACCTATGTACAATTGGGCTGAAGCAATGAACACAACTTGCTATGTCCATAACAGGGTCACATTGACGAAAGGGACTTCCTCCACACTGTATTGA